One window of the Parasphingopyxis algicola genome contains the following:
- a CDS encoding FecR family protein, with the protein MTFERHSDSPIEPGTAAESAAAQWLVRIDAGDMEQSDWPVFEAWLDEDAAHRQAMARFETLWEKLDSLSQLRDRADGSSAIDIHADGPQAEPVSTYRPRPIIRRPQFAFAAIAAVALALVMLVALPFGATEYRTDIGERLVVTLDDASVVELNTDSHIEVAFSSGERRIELLNGEVYFQVAHDAERPFIVETPAGHVRAVGTAFSIFVDGAEADVTVTEGEVEIIPERSDAADAGSRPPVVVAITAGQAAALRGGRAEELTLAPEAVERQLAWRDGMLDFDGETVEEVVEVIGRYTETEIVIADDAIRDLRVGGRLQAGDIDGALALLETAFPIRVERRGDEVLLSGYGGG; encoded by the coding sequence GTGACATTTGAGAGACACTCCGATTCGCCGATCGAACCCGGTACGGCCGCCGAAAGCGCTGCTGCTCAATGGCTGGTGCGCATCGATGCCGGCGACATGGAGCAATCCGACTGGCCGGTTTTCGAAGCCTGGCTCGACGAGGATGCCGCGCATCGCCAGGCCATGGCCCGGTTCGAAACGCTCTGGGAGAAGCTCGACAGTCTCTCGCAACTGCGCGACCGGGCCGATGGCAGCAGCGCGATCGATATCCATGCGGACGGACCGCAGGCGGAGCCGGTTTCGACCTACCGCCCGCGACCGATAATCCGGCGGCCGCAATTCGCCTTCGCGGCGATCGCCGCGGTTGCGCTCGCGCTGGTGATGCTGGTCGCCCTGCCGTTCGGCGCCACCGAATACCGCACCGATATCGGCGAACGCCTGGTCGTGACGCTCGACGATGCCAGCGTCGTCGAGCTCAATACCGACAGCCATATCGAGGTCGCGTTCAGCAGCGGGGAACGCCGGATCGAACTCTTGAACGGCGAGGTCTATTTCCAGGTCGCGCACGATGCGGAGCGGCCGTTCATCGTCGAGACCCCGGCCGGCCATGTGCGCGCGGTCGGGACTGCGTTCAGCATTTTCGTCGACGGGGCCGAGGCCGATGTCACGGTGACGGAGGGCGAAGTCGAGATTATCCCGGAAAGAAGCGATGCGGCCGACGCCGGAAGCCGTCCGCCGGTCGTCGTCGCGATCACGGCCGGTCAGGCGGCGGCGCTGCGGGGCGGCAGGGCGGAGGAACTGACGCTGGCGCCCGAGGCGGTCGAACGCCAGCTGGCCTGGCGCGACGGCATGCTCGATTTCGACGGCGAGACGGTCGAGGAAGTTGTCGAGGTGATCGGGCGCTATACCGAGACCGAGATCGTCATCGCCGATGACGCGATCCGCGATTTGCGGGTCGGCGGACGCCTCCAGGCCGGCGATATCGACGGCGCGCTCGCGCTCCTCGAAACCGCTTTCCCGATCCGGGTCGAGCGGCGCGGCG